The Vespa velutina chromosome 4, iVesVel2.1, whole genome shotgun sequence genome has a window encoding:
- the LOC124948499 gene encoding inactive dipeptidyl peptidase 10 isoform X3, whose protein sequence is MADHDNIYDDEELVSANPNQRNWRGILIALLVIVAVLALIVTSVALLTPPDEGPRVRGTRLRLSEVLSGELSPLLFNGSWVSSRHICYRDVSGGISLLDASDTNLTSRSLMPKETFRRLNPAKFSLSPDHKYLLLAQNMKKLFRYSYLAQYTVYDVNTQDIIPLTPHPEKEVHPYLLLAKWTPRGHGLVMVQDYDIYYRTGPLSNTGYRVTDTAVPGILSNGLPDWLYEEEILHSAEAIWMSTDGHMMLYASFNDSLVEEMHIPWFGEGNRALYPDIRSLRYPKPGTPNPFVRLYVADLADPKNIHTKIVKPPPVIEYVDHYFTTASWVSLTEVCISWLTRAQNFSVVTVCKSPMWHCQEIQRITSDGHGWVDTPPEAPLFSVNGTSYISISPISEGPAGYFKHIVWVNVLRKQVVPLTHGRFEVVKILGWDKVNDTIYFIGIPPMRPGQRHLYRVSSLLPQVGSSLHPAICITCNAQSTKINNDQSSYHTTFSDRRNGWMGTDWHEDYDVQTESPEDKEQQRAKEKAKKQKSKASHSSNSEEPPCQYHHAIFPSYGLDYFVLECLGPGIPTISLYKTEIPMPRLLSVLQNNTVLREKISKIALPQVKTFPVHISGGYNAQVRLHLPPGLREDEITRYPLVVQVYGAPGSQLVTEMFKIDWNTYLASRKSIIVAQIDGRGSGGQGYKLLHEVYYKLGSAEVADQLEVTEYLRDTLHFIDKRCVAVWGWSYGGFVAASALAHPEQDVFHCGISVAPIVSWKLYDSAYAERYMGLPNVTSNYKGYADSDVYNKIEYLRNKMFYLVHGTADDNVQFQQSMALARHLAKEGILFRQQ, encoded by the exons ATGGCAgatcacgataatatttacgaCGACGag GAGCTAGTGTCGGCTAATCCAAATCAAAGGAATTGGCGTGGGATTTTGATAGCTTTGCTCGTGATCGTTGCGGTTTTAGCTCTTATCGTCACGTCGGTCGCTCTACTCACACCACCTGATGAAGGGCCCAGAGTTCGTGGTACACGTTTACGACTCTCTGAG gtTCTTTCCGGTGAATTATCTCCGTTGCTCTTTAATGGATCCTGGGTGAGCTCTCGTCATATTTGTTATAGAGATGTTTCAGGTGGTATTTCTTTATTGGATGCATCTGATACGAATTTAACGTCGCGCAGTTTGATGCCCAAAGAAACATTC AGAAGATTGAATCCTGCCAAATTCTCATTATCACCGGACCACAAATATTTGCTACTTGCtcagaatatgaaaaaattatttagatattctTATTTAGCTCAATATACAGTCTATGACGTGAATACACA AGATATAATACCATTGACACCTCATCCCGAAAAGGAGGTTCATCCTTATCTGTTGTTAGCCAAATGGACACCTCGTGGCCATGGACTCGTTATGGTACAAGactatgatatttattatagaacaGGTCCTTTGAGTAACACGGGGTATCGTGTAACTGATACTGCAGTACCTGGAATTCTATCTAATGGTCTACCAGATTGGCTATATGAAg AGGAGATTTTACATAGCGCTGAAGCAATCTGGATGTCAACTGATGGTCATATGATGCTTTATGCGTCGTTTAATGATTCGTTAGTCGAAGAAATGCATATTCCTTGGTTTGGAGAAGGAAACAGGGCTTTGTATCCTGATATACGATCTTTGAGATATCCTAAG CCGGGAACTCCAAATCCTTTCGTGCGTCTATATGTCGCTGATCTTGCTGAtccaaaaaatattcatacgaAAATAGTAAAACCACCCCCTGTCATCGAATACGT agATCATTATTTTACTACTGCTTCCTGGGTATCATTAACTGAAGTTTGTATATCGTGGTTAACAAGAGCTCAGAATTTCTCGGTCGTAACAGTTTGTAAAAGTCCTATGTGGCATTGTCAG GAGATACAAAGAATAACTAGCGATGGACATGGATGGGTTGATACACCACCAGAGGCACCACTGTTCTCAGTTAATGGCACCAGTTATATATCGATCAGTCCTATATCAGAAGGACCTGCTGgatattttaaacatattGTATGGGTAAATGTGCTTCGAAAGCAAGTAGTACCTTTGACACATGGACGCTTTGAAGTTGTCAAAATATTAGGGTGGGATAAGGTCAACGATACCAT atatttcataGGTATACCACCTATGCGTCCTGGACAAAGACACTTATATCGTGTCAGCTCACTTTTACCTCAGGTGGGCTCTTCCTTGCATCCTGCAATTTGCATCACGTGCAATGCTCAGTccacgaaaataaataacgatcaAAGCAGTTATCACACAACATTTTCGGATCGTCGCAATGGATGGATGGGAACTGATTGGCACGAGGATTACGATGTACAAACGGAAAGTCCTGAAGATAAGGAACAACAacgtgcaaaagaaaaagcgaaaaagCAGAAATCAAAAGCTTCACATTCTTCTA aTTCTGAGGAACCACCTTGTCAGTATCATCACGCCATTTTTCCCTCTTACGGATTAGACTACTTCGTTCTAGAATGTCTTGGCCCTGGGATACCTACGATTTCACTTTATAAAACTGAAATACCAATGCCACGATTATTGAGTGTTCTACAGAATAATACAGTATTACGC gaaAAAATATCTAAGATCGCTCTTCCACAAGTGAAAACCTTCCCAGTACATATAAGTGGTGGTTACAACGCACAAGTAAGATTACATTTACCACCTGGCTTGCGAGAAGACGAAATCACGCGTTATCCTCTAGTTGTGCaggt gtaCGGAGCACCAGGATCTCAGTTAGTCACGGAGATGTTTAAGATCGACTGGAATACGTATTTAGCCAGCCGAAAAAGTATTATCGTGGCCCAGATAGATGGTCGAGGTAGTGGCGGTCAAGGATACAAACTACTTCATGAGGTTTATTATAAACTTGGTTCTGCCGAAGTAGCTGATCAATTAGAAGTTACGGA ATATTTGAGAGACACGTTACATTTTATAGACAAACGGTGCGTTGCAGTTTGGGGTTGGAGTTACGGCGGTTTTGTTGCAGCATCAGCTCTAGCTCATCCCGAACAAGATGTTTTTCATTGCGGAATAAGCGTTGCACCTATCGTTTCATGGAAGCTCTatg ATTCCGCTTATGCCGAGAGATATATGGGTTTACCAAACGTTACTTCTAATTACAAAGGTTACGCCGATTCCGACGTTTACAACAAAATCGAGTACCTGCGTAATAAAATGTTCTATTTAGTCCACGGAACTGCAGACGATAATGTTCAATTTCAACAATCCATGGCACTTGCGCGTCACCTTGCGAAAGAGGGGATTCTCTTTCGACAGCAG TAA
- the LOC124948499 gene encoding inactive dipeptidyl peptidase 10 isoform X2 — protein MADHDNIYDDELVSANPNQRNWRGILIALLVIVAVLALIVTSVALLTPPDEGPRVRGTRLRLSEVLSGELSPLLFNGSWVSSRHICYRDVSGGISLLDASDTNLTSRSLMPKETFRRLNPAKFSLSPDHKYLLLAQNMKKLFRYSYLAQYTVYDVNTQDIIPLTPHPEKEVHPYLLLAKWTPRGHGLVMVQDYDIYYRTGPLSNTGYRVTDTAVPGILSNGLPDWLYEEEILHSAEAIWMSTDGHMMLYASFNDSLVEEMHIPWFGEGNRALYPDIRSLRYPKPGTPNPFVRLYVADLADPKNIHTKIVKPPPVIEYVDHYFTTASWVSLTEVCISWLTRAQNFSVVTVCKSPMWHCQEIQRITSDGHGWVDTPPEAPLFSVNGTSYISISPISEGPAGYFKHIVWVNVLRKQVVPLTHGRFEVVKILGWDKVNDTIYFIGIPPMRPGQRHLYRVSSLLPQVGSSLHPAICITCNAQSTKINNDQSSYHTTFSDRRNGWMGTDWHEDYDVQTESPEDKEQQRAKEKAKKQKSKASHSSNSEEPPCQYHHAIFPSYGLDYFVLECLGPGIPTISLYKTEIPMPRLLSVLQNNTVLREKISKIALPQVKTFPVHISGGYNAQVRLHLPPGLREDEITRYPLVVQVYGAPGSQLVTEMFKIDWNTYLASRKSIIVAQIDGRGSGGQGYKLLHEVYYKLGSAEVADQLEVTEYLRDTLHFIDKRCVAVWGWSYGGFVAASALAHPEQDVFHCGISVAPIVSWKLYDSAYAERYMGLPNVTSNYKGYADSDVYNKIEYLRNKMFYLVHGTADDNVQFQQSMALARHLAKEGILFRQQVYPDVSHTLTGVKGHLYLSMAQFLEDCFQKQIPLDTKAGLGSGGGSGA, from the exons ATGGCAgatcacgataatatttacgaCGACGag CTAGTGTCGGCTAATCCAAATCAAAGGAATTGGCGTGGGATTTTGATAGCTTTGCTCGTGATCGTTGCGGTTTTAGCTCTTATCGTCACGTCGGTCGCTCTACTCACACCACCTGATGAAGGGCCCAGAGTTCGTGGTACACGTTTACGACTCTCTGAG gtTCTTTCCGGTGAATTATCTCCGTTGCTCTTTAATGGATCCTGGGTGAGCTCTCGTCATATTTGTTATAGAGATGTTTCAGGTGGTATTTCTTTATTGGATGCATCTGATACGAATTTAACGTCGCGCAGTTTGATGCCCAAAGAAACATTC AGAAGATTGAATCCTGCCAAATTCTCATTATCACCGGACCACAAATATTTGCTACTTGCtcagaatatgaaaaaattatttagatattctTATTTAGCTCAATATACAGTCTATGACGTGAATACACA AGATATAATACCATTGACACCTCATCCCGAAAAGGAGGTTCATCCTTATCTGTTGTTAGCCAAATGGACACCTCGTGGCCATGGACTCGTTATGGTACAAGactatgatatttattatagaacaGGTCCTTTGAGTAACACGGGGTATCGTGTAACTGATACTGCAGTACCTGGAATTCTATCTAATGGTCTACCAGATTGGCTATATGAAg AGGAGATTTTACATAGCGCTGAAGCAATCTGGATGTCAACTGATGGTCATATGATGCTTTATGCGTCGTTTAATGATTCGTTAGTCGAAGAAATGCATATTCCTTGGTTTGGAGAAGGAAACAGGGCTTTGTATCCTGATATACGATCTTTGAGATATCCTAAG CCGGGAACTCCAAATCCTTTCGTGCGTCTATATGTCGCTGATCTTGCTGAtccaaaaaatattcatacgaAAATAGTAAAACCACCCCCTGTCATCGAATACGT agATCATTATTTTACTACTGCTTCCTGGGTATCATTAACTGAAGTTTGTATATCGTGGTTAACAAGAGCTCAGAATTTCTCGGTCGTAACAGTTTGTAAAAGTCCTATGTGGCATTGTCAG GAGATACAAAGAATAACTAGCGATGGACATGGATGGGTTGATACACCACCAGAGGCACCACTGTTCTCAGTTAATGGCACCAGTTATATATCGATCAGTCCTATATCAGAAGGACCTGCTGgatattttaaacatattGTATGGGTAAATGTGCTTCGAAAGCAAGTAGTACCTTTGACACATGGACGCTTTGAAGTTGTCAAAATATTAGGGTGGGATAAGGTCAACGATACCAT atatttcataGGTATACCACCTATGCGTCCTGGACAAAGACACTTATATCGTGTCAGCTCACTTTTACCTCAGGTGGGCTCTTCCTTGCATCCTGCAATTTGCATCACGTGCAATGCTCAGTccacgaaaataaataacgatcaAAGCAGTTATCACACAACATTTTCGGATCGTCGCAATGGATGGATGGGAACTGATTGGCACGAGGATTACGATGTACAAACGGAAAGTCCTGAAGATAAGGAACAACAacgtgcaaaagaaaaagcgaaaaagCAGAAATCAAAAGCTTCACATTCTTCTA aTTCTGAGGAACCACCTTGTCAGTATCATCACGCCATTTTTCCCTCTTACGGATTAGACTACTTCGTTCTAGAATGTCTTGGCCCTGGGATACCTACGATTTCACTTTATAAAACTGAAATACCAATGCCACGATTATTGAGTGTTCTACAGAATAATACAGTATTACGC gaaAAAATATCTAAGATCGCTCTTCCACAAGTGAAAACCTTCCCAGTACATATAAGTGGTGGTTACAACGCACAAGTAAGATTACATTTACCACCTGGCTTGCGAGAAGACGAAATCACGCGTTATCCTCTAGTTGTGCaggt gtaCGGAGCACCAGGATCTCAGTTAGTCACGGAGATGTTTAAGATCGACTGGAATACGTATTTAGCCAGCCGAAAAAGTATTATCGTGGCCCAGATAGATGGTCGAGGTAGTGGCGGTCAAGGATACAAACTACTTCATGAGGTTTATTATAAACTTGGTTCTGCCGAAGTAGCTGATCAATTAGAAGTTACGGA ATATTTGAGAGACACGTTACATTTTATAGACAAACGGTGCGTTGCAGTTTGGGGTTGGAGTTACGGCGGTTTTGTTGCAGCATCAGCTCTAGCTCATCCCGAACAAGATGTTTTTCATTGCGGAATAAGCGTTGCACCTATCGTTTCATGGAAGCTCTatg ATTCCGCTTATGCCGAGAGATATATGGGTTTACCAAACGTTACTTCTAATTACAAAGGTTACGCCGATTCCGACGTTTACAACAAAATCGAGTACCTGCGTAATAAAATGTTCTATTTAGTCCACGGAACTGCAGACGATAATGTTCAATTTCAACAATCCATGGCACTTGCGCGTCACCTTGCGAAAGAGGGGATTCTCTTTCGACAGCAG GTATATCCAGATGTGAGCCATACTTTAACAGGTGTAAAAGGACACTTGTACTTATCTATGGCTCAATTTTTGGAAGACTGCTTCCAAAAGCAAATACCTTTAGATACAAAAGCGGGACTTGGCAGCGGTGGCGGTTCCGGtgcttaa
- the LOC124948499 gene encoding inactive dipeptidyl peptidase 10 isoform X1 has product MADHDNIYDDEELVSANPNQRNWRGILIALLVIVAVLALIVTSVALLTPPDEGPRVRGTRLRLSEVLSGELSPLLFNGSWVSSRHICYRDVSGGISLLDASDTNLTSRSLMPKETFRRLNPAKFSLSPDHKYLLLAQNMKKLFRYSYLAQYTVYDVNTQDIIPLTPHPEKEVHPYLLLAKWTPRGHGLVMVQDYDIYYRTGPLSNTGYRVTDTAVPGILSNGLPDWLYEEEILHSAEAIWMSTDGHMMLYASFNDSLVEEMHIPWFGEGNRALYPDIRSLRYPKPGTPNPFVRLYVADLADPKNIHTKIVKPPPVIEYVDHYFTTASWVSLTEVCISWLTRAQNFSVVTVCKSPMWHCQEIQRITSDGHGWVDTPPEAPLFSVNGTSYISISPISEGPAGYFKHIVWVNVLRKQVVPLTHGRFEVVKILGWDKVNDTIYFIGIPPMRPGQRHLYRVSSLLPQVGSSLHPAICITCNAQSTKINNDQSSYHTTFSDRRNGWMGTDWHEDYDVQTESPEDKEQQRAKEKAKKQKSKASHSSNSEEPPCQYHHAIFPSYGLDYFVLECLGPGIPTISLYKTEIPMPRLLSVLQNNTVLREKISKIALPQVKTFPVHISGGYNAQVRLHLPPGLREDEITRYPLVVQVYGAPGSQLVTEMFKIDWNTYLASRKSIIVAQIDGRGSGGQGYKLLHEVYYKLGSAEVADQLEVTEYLRDTLHFIDKRCVAVWGWSYGGFVAASALAHPEQDVFHCGISVAPIVSWKLYDSAYAERYMGLPNVTSNYKGYADSDVYNKIEYLRNKMFYLVHGTADDNVQFQQSMALARHLAKEGILFRQQVYPDVSHTLTGVKGHLYLSMAQFLEDCFQKQIPLDTKAGLGSGGGSGA; this is encoded by the exons ATGGCAgatcacgataatatttacgaCGACGag GAGCTAGTGTCGGCTAATCCAAATCAAAGGAATTGGCGTGGGATTTTGATAGCTTTGCTCGTGATCGTTGCGGTTTTAGCTCTTATCGTCACGTCGGTCGCTCTACTCACACCACCTGATGAAGGGCCCAGAGTTCGTGGTACACGTTTACGACTCTCTGAG gtTCTTTCCGGTGAATTATCTCCGTTGCTCTTTAATGGATCCTGGGTGAGCTCTCGTCATATTTGTTATAGAGATGTTTCAGGTGGTATTTCTTTATTGGATGCATCTGATACGAATTTAACGTCGCGCAGTTTGATGCCCAAAGAAACATTC AGAAGATTGAATCCTGCCAAATTCTCATTATCACCGGACCACAAATATTTGCTACTTGCtcagaatatgaaaaaattatttagatattctTATTTAGCTCAATATACAGTCTATGACGTGAATACACA AGATATAATACCATTGACACCTCATCCCGAAAAGGAGGTTCATCCTTATCTGTTGTTAGCCAAATGGACACCTCGTGGCCATGGACTCGTTATGGTACAAGactatgatatttattatagaacaGGTCCTTTGAGTAACACGGGGTATCGTGTAACTGATACTGCAGTACCTGGAATTCTATCTAATGGTCTACCAGATTGGCTATATGAAg AGGAGATTTTACATAGCGCTGAAGCAATCTGGATGTCAACTGATGGTCATATGATGCTTTATGCGTCGTTTAATGATTCGTTAGTCGAAGAAATGCATATTCCTTGGTTTGGAGAAGGAAACAGGGCTTTGTATCCTGATATACGATCTTTGAGATATCCTAAG CCGGGAACTCCAAATCCTTTCGTGCGTCTATATGTCGCTGATCTTGCTGAtccaaaaaatattcatacgaAAATAGTAAAACCACCCCCTGTCATCGAATACGT agATCATTATTTTACTACTGCTTCCTGGGTATCATTAACTGAAGTTTGTATATCGTGGTTAACAAGAGCTCAGAATTTCTCGGTCGTAACAGTTTGTAAAAGTCCTATGTGGCATTGTCAG GAGATACAAAGAATAACTAGCGATGGACATGGATGGGTTGATACACCACCAGAGGCACCACTGTTCTCAGTTAATGGCACCAGTTATATATCGATCAGTCCTATATCAGAAGGACCTGCTGgatattttaaacatattGTATGGGTAAATGTGCTTCGAAAGCAAGTAGTACCTTTGACACATGGACGCTTTGAAGTTGTCAAAATATTAGGGTGGGATAAGGTCAACGATACCAT atatttcataGGTATACCACCTATGCGTCCTGGACAAAGACACTTATATCGTGTCAGCTCACTTTTACCTCAGGTGGGCTCTTCCTTGCATCCTGCAATTTGCATCACGTGCAATGCTCAGTccacgaaaataaataacgatcaAAGCAGTTATCACACAACATTTTCGGATCGTCGCAATGGATGGATGGGAACTGATTGGCACGAGGATTACGATGTACAAACGGAAAGTCCTGAAGATAAGGAACAACAacgtgcaaaagaaaaagcgaaaaagCAGAAATCAAAAGCTTCACATTCTTCTA aTTCTGAGGAACCACCTTGTCAGTATCATCACGCCATTTTTCCCTCTTACGGATTAGACTACTTCGTTCTAGAATGTCTTGGCCCTGGGATACCTACGATTTCACTTTATAAAACTGAAATACCAATGCCACGATTATTGAGTGTTCTACAGAATAATACAGTATTACGC gaaAAAATATCTAAGATCGCTCTTCCACAAGTGAAAACCTTCCCAGTACATATAAGTGGTGGTTACAACGCACAAGTAAGATTACATTTACCACCTGGCTTGCGAGAAGACGAAATCACGCGTTATCCTCTAGTTGTGCaggt gtaCGGAGCACCAGGATCTCAGTTAGTCACGGAGATGTTTAAGATCGACTGGAATACGTATTTAGCCAGCCGAAAAAGTATTATCGTGGCCCAGATAGATGGTCGAGGTAGTGGCGGTCAAGGATACAAACTACTTCATGAGGTTTATTATAAACTTGGTTCTGCCGAAGTAGCTGATCAATTAGAAGTTACGGA ATATTTGAGAGACACGTTACATTTTATAGACAAACGGTGCGTTGCAGTTTGGGGTTGGAGTTACGGCGGTTTTGTTGCAGCATCAGCTCTAGCTCATCCCGAACAAGATGTTTTTCATTGCGGAATAAGCGTTGCACCTATCGTTTCATGGAAGCTCTatg ATTCCGCTTATGCCGAGAGATATATGGGTTTACCAAACGTTACTTCTAATTACAAAGGTTACGCCGATTCCGACGTTTACAACAAAATCGAGTACCTGCGTAATAAAATGTTCTATTTAGTCCACGGAACTGCAGACGATAATGTTCAATTTCAACAATCCATGGCACTTGCGCGTCACCTTGCGAAAGAGGGGATTCTCTTTCGACAGCAG GTATATCCAGATGTGAGCCATACTTTAACAGGTGTAAAAGGACACTTGTACTTATCTATGGCTCAATTTTTGGAAGACTGCTTCCAAAAGCAAATACCTTTAGATACAAAAGCGGGACTTGGCAGCGGTGGCGGTTCCGGtgcttaa
- the LOC124948500 gene encoding histone-lysine N-methyltransferase PRDM9-like: METCVLIPKEFSLVLASDQSACKNVYKNDSDSFVTNLRISVWSNVFIPLGTLIYPFQGSIRFDKIDLYSLLDDNDIRREYGCYDEVFSNYNLNKRQCNWIRFLHIIQTDDEQVNLIGTKVKGEPIFEVIKDVQPDTELIAWFPPVTYPDFIFISHDMCLRSALYRCLIDSIVDESPLDLSMALLSHHISPSIQHSYYEPDEYESTSEESSSSTLSLVSDHLDCSILTTIKRGDKVLLPCEVCGKSFDRPSLLKRHTRTHTGEKPHVCMVCSKGFSTSSSLNTHKRIHSGEKPHQCLVCGKKFTASSNLYYHRMTHIKEKPHKCLQCSKSFPTPGDLKSHMYVHNGLWPFRCQICNRGFSKPTNLKNHMLLHLGRCSNKKFIESIPDL, translated from the exons ATGGAAACTTGCGTACTAATACCGAAAGAGTTCTCTTTAGTTCTTGCCAGTGATCAATCCGCAtgcaaaaatgtttataaaaatgattcggATTCATTTGTCACAAATTTACGAATATCGGTGTGGTCTAATGTCTTCATTCCATTGGGCACACTCATCTATCCGTTTCAGGGGTCAATTAGATTCGATAAGATTGATCTATATTCCCTTCTTGATGATAACGAC ATCAGACGCGAGTACGGTTGCTATGACGAAGTCTTTTCGAACTACAATCTTAACAAGCGTCAGTGTAACTGGATAAGGTTTCTTCATATCATTCAAACGGATGACGAACAAGTTAATCTTATTGGAACAAAGGTAAAGG GTGAACCAATTTTTGAAGTTATCAAAGATGTTCAGCCAGATACTGAATTAATAGCTTGGTTTCCACCAGTAACGTAtccagattttatttttatttcccatGATATGTGTTTAAGATCCGCACTTTACAGATGTTTGATCGACAGTATCGTAGATG AATCACCTTTGGATCTATCCATGGCTTTACTTTCTCATCACATATCACCATCGATACAGCATTCTTATTATGAACCTGATGAATATGAATCAACCTCTGAGGAATCATCATCATCTACGCTATCGTTAGTTAGTGATCATCTTGATTGTAGTATTTTAACTACTATAAAAAGAGGTGACAAAGTACTTTTGCCATGCGAAGTATGTGGTAAATCTTTCGATCGTCCATCACTCTTGAAAAGGCATACCAGAACGCATACTG GAGAGAAACCACACGTTTGCATGGTATGCAGTAAAGGTTTCTCAACATCAAGTTCTCTAAATACTCACAAGCGTATTCATAGCGGTGAAAAACCTCATCAGTGTCTTGTATGTGGCAAGAAATTTACAGCATCTtcgaatctttattatcatagaATGACTCACATCAAG GAAAAACCACACAAATGTTTACAATGCTCCAAATCGTTCCCAACTCCTGGAGATCTAAAGAGTCATATGTACGTGCATAACGGATTATGGCCATTTAGGTGTCAAATTTGTAACCGTGGATTCAGCAAGCCAACAAATCTAAAGAATCATATGTTATTGCATCTTGGAAGATGTTCGAATAAGAAGTTCATTGAATCGATTCCAGACTTGTGA